One window of Pseudanabaena sp. FACHB-2040 genomic DNA carries:
- a CDS encoding DUF167 domain-containing protein, whose protein sequence is MSILEVQVKPNTKQQKIDKTDAGIWVVYLRSPPVDGKANKELIQLIAKELGLPKSRISIKAGANSRRKWVEVLVEP, encoded by the coding sequence ATGAGCATTTTGGAAGTCCAGGTCAAACCCAACACCAAGCAGCAGAAAATTGACAAGACAGATGCGGGCATTTGGGTTGTTTATCTGCGCTCTCCCCCCGTTGACGGCAAGGCCAATAAAGAACTGATTCAGCTAATCGCCAAAGAACTGGGCCTACCCAAATCTCGGATTTCCATCAAAGCAGGGGCTAATTCTCGCCGAAAATGGGTCGAGGTTTTGGTAGAACCTTGA
- a CDS encoding pyridoxal phosphate-dependent aminotransferase, protein MNFAARMARLGTESAFEVLARAKRLEAEGRSVIHLEIGQPDFKTAEPICAAAYRAMQAGYTGYGPAAGLPDLRAAIADHIAATRRISVQPEQVVVMPGAKPVIFFTLLALIEAGDEVIYPNPGFPIYESVINFVGGQAVPLPLLEAVDFRFRVEDLQARITDRTKLLILNSPQNPTGGVLTQEDLGAIAHLAQQHDFYVLADEIYSRMLYEAEHHSILSLPGMPERTILLEGFSKTYAMTGWRLGYAVAPLTVAQKLEQLMINSNSCTASFTQIAGVAALTGPQTFVEEMVSEFQRRRDAIVAGLNAIEGISCRLPQGAFYAFPNVQGLPLGDRELADHLLEKAGVALLAGSSFGQYGQGYLRVSYANSLENIHIALERIAQAVKQL, encoded by the coding sequence ATGAACTTTGCGGCCCGGATGGCGCGTTTAGGGACTGAATCGGCCTTTGAGGTGCTGGCTCGGGCCAAACGCTTAGAGGCCGAGGGGCGTTCGGTGATTCACCTGGAGATTGGTCAGCCCGATTTTAAGACGGCTGAGCCAATTTGTGCGGCGGCCTACCGAGCGATGCAGGCTGGATATACGGGTTACGGCCCAGCGGCAGGGCTGCCTGATTTAAGAGCTGCGATCGCAGATCACATTGCTGCAACCCGTCGAATCTCGGTTCAGCCAGAGCAGGTAGTTGTGATGCCGGGGGCTAAGCCGGTTATTTTCTTCACGCTGTTGGCCCTGATTGAGGCGGGTGACGAGGTAATTTACCCCAACCCTGGGTTTCCTATTTACGAGTCGGTGATTAACTTTGTCGGCGGCCAGGCTGTGCCCCTGCCCCTGTTAGAAGCGGTGGACTTTCGCTTTCGAGTAGAGGATCTGCAGGCCCGGATCACAGATCGCACCAAGCTGCTGATCTTAAATTCACCTCAAAACCCGACTGGAGGCGTGCTGACGCAGGAAGATTTGGGTGCGATCGCACATTTAGCGCAGCAGCACGACTTCTATGTTCTAGCTGACGAGATCTACTCTCGCATGCTCTATGAGGCTGAGCATCACAGCATTCTTAGCCTGCCGGGAATGCCCGAGCGAACGATCTTGCTAGAGGGCTTCTCCAAGACCTACGCAATGACTGGCTGGCGGCTAGGTTACGCCGTTGCCCCGTTGACGGTAGCTCAAAAGTTAGAGCAGCTGATGATCAACTCCAACTCCTGCACTGCTTCGTTCACCCAAATAGCTGGAGTTGCGGCGTTGACTGGGCCACAAACCTTTGTAGAGGAGATGGTCAGCGAGTTTCAGCGGCGGCGAGACGCGATTGTAGCAGGGCTAAACGCCATTGAGGGGATCTCCTGCCGCCTGCCGCAGGGCGCGTTCTACGCCTTTCCCAACGTCCAGGGTCTGCCGTTGGGGGACCGAGAACTGGCCGACCACCTGCTCGAAAAAGCGGGCGTTGCCCTATTGGCAGGCAGCTCTTTTGGCCAGTATGGGCAGGGCTATCTGCGGGTGTCTTACGCCAACTCATTAGAGAACATTCACATCGCCCTAGAGCGAATAGCCCAAGCCGTAAAGCAGCTGTAG
- the mtnA gene encoding S-methyl-5-thioribose-1-phosphate isomerase: MIETSDTHVFPVRWQRDQIILIDQRRLPNEYSVVAIHRCEDVVRAIRSRIVQGSSALGIAAAYGIYLGACEINTEDRSAFLERLEAICETLKNVRPDKENLRWAVVRMLRQAQTAEGSVAEVRTHLLAAAQAIQAEDFLTCHAIGDHGVAALPDSPAQLTLYTHCNHGALATSGYGTSLGVVRSAWREGRLAGVYAGETRPNFQGSRLTAWECVQEKIPVTIVTDSMAAYCIQQGLIHAVLVGADRIAANGDTINKIGTYSLALAAKAHNVPFFVAAPLSTVDFALESGQDISVSEGPAEAIYSVGEMVTAPEGARYYNPSADVTPANLITAFITEQGAIAPSQLIHCRVGVQP; the protein is encoded by the coding sequence ATGATTGAGACCTCCGATACCCACGTTTTTCCGGTTCGTTGGCAGCGGGATCAGATTATCTTGATTGACCAGCGGCGGTTGCCCAACGAGTATTCAGTCGTCGCAATTCATCGCTGTGAAGATGTCGTTCGGGCGATCCGGTCCCGCATCGTTCAAGGCAGTTCTGCGCTGGGCATTGCGGCTGCTTACGGCATCTATCTGGGTGCCTGCGAGATTAACACAGAAGACCGCAGTGCCTTTTTGGAACGGTTAGAGGCCATCTGCGAGACGCTGAAAAATGTCCGGCCGGACAAAGAGAATTTGCGCTGGGCTGTGGTTCGGATGCTGCGGCAGGCTCAGACGGCAGAGGGTTCTGTGGCAGAGGTAAGGACACACCTGCTGGCTGCTGCCCAGGCCATTCAAGCTGAGGACTTTCTCACGTGCCATGCCATTGGCGATCATGGGGTCGCCGCTCTGCCCGACTCCCCAGCTCAGCTCACCCTCTATACGCACTGCAACCACGGGGCGCTGGCCACCTCTGGCTACGGCACCTCCCTTGGGGTAGTGCGCTCTGCCTGGCGCGAGGGCCGGTTAGCAGGCGTCTATGCGGGCGAGACTCGACCCAATTTTCAGGGATCGCGATTGACTGCTTGGGAATGTGTTCAGGAAAAAATCCCGGTTACGATCGTGACTGACAGCATGGCAGCTTACTGCATCCAGCAGGGCTTGATTCACGCCGTTTTGGTGGGCGCAGATCGAATTGCCGCTAACGGCGACACGATCAACAAGATTGGCACCTATAGTCTGGCTCTGGCAGCCAAGGCTCACAACGTTCCCTTTTTCGTTGCGGCTCCCCTGTCAACTGTGGATTTTGCCCTAGAGTCGGGGCAGGATATCAGCGTCTCAGAAGGGCCCGCCGAGGCAATCTACAGCGTTGGCGAAATGGTTACCGCTCCCGAGGGAGCTAGGTATTACAATCCCTCTGCCGACGTCACTCCAGCTAACCTGATTACCGCATTTATTACCGAGCAGGGTGCGATCGCACCCTCCCAGCTGATCCACTGTCGGGTGGGGGTTCAGCCCTAG